A single Denticeps clupeoides chromosome 7, fDenClu1.1, whole genome shotgun sequence DNA region contains:
- the tnpo2a gene encoding transportin-2, producing the protein MEWQPDEQGLQQVLQLLKDSQSPNTATQRTVQQKLEQLNQFPDFNNYLIFVLTRLKSEDEPTRSLSGLILKNNVKAHYQNFPAAVADFIKQECLNNIGDPSPLIRATIGILITTIASKGELHTWPELLPQLCNLLNSEDYSTCEGSFGALQKICEDSSELLDSDALNRPLNIMIPKFLQFFKHCSPKIRSHAIACVNQFIISRAQALMDNIDTFIESLFALAADEDCEVRKNVCRALVMLLEVRIDRLIPHMHSIIQYMLQRTQDPDENVALEACEFWLTLAEQPICKEVLSGHLVQLIPILVNGMKYSEIDIILLKGDVEEDEAVPDSEQDIKPRFHKSRTVTLQHEGGEGEEGEDIDEEEDDDDTLSDWNLRKCSAAALDVLANVFRDDLLPHLLPLLKGLLFHPDWVIKESGILVLGAIAEGCMQGMVPYLPELIPHLIQCLCDKKALVRSIACWTLSRYAHWVVSQPPDSYLKPLMTELLKRILDGNKRVQEAACSAFATLEEEACTELVPYLSFILDTLVFAFGKYQHKNLLILYDAIGTLADSVGHHLNQSEYIQKLMPPLIQKWNELKDEDKDLFPLLECLSSVATALQSGFLPYCEPVYQRCVTLVQKTLAQAMMYNQQPDQYEAPDKDFMIVALDLLSGLAEGLGGHVEQLVARSNIMTLLFQCMQDTMPEVRQSSFALLGDLTKACFPHVKPCIVEFMPILGHNLNPEFISVCNNATWAIGEISMQMGAEMQPYVGLVLNNLVEIINRPNTPKTLLENTAITIGRLGYVCPQEVAPVLQQFIRPWCTSLRNIRDNEEKDSAFRGICVMIGVNPGGVVQDFIFFCDAVASWVSPKDDLRDMFYKILHGFKDQVGEENWQQFSEQFPPLLKERLSACYGV; encoded by the exons AAACTCGAACAGCTCAACCAATTTCCTGATTTCAACAACTATCTCATCTTTGTTCTCACAAGACTGAAAAGTGAAG ATGAGCCCACTCGTTCTCTTAGCGGCCTGATTCTAAAGAACAACGTGAAGGCTCACTATCAGAACTTCCCTGCGGCCGTGGCCGACTTCATCAAGCAGGAATGTCTGAACAACATCGGTGATCCCTCCCCCCTCATCCGTGCCACCATCG GCATCCTCATCACAACAATAGCATCTAAAGGTGAACTGCACACATGGCCCGAGCTCTTGCCTCAGCTCTGCAACCTGCTGAACTCTGAGGATTACAGCACCTGCGAG GGTTCATTTGGAGCTTTGCAGAAGATCTGTGAAGACTCCTCAGAACTTCTGGACAGTGACGCTCTCAACCGGCCCCTCAACATCATGATTCCCAAATTCCTTCAGTTCTTCAAGCACTGCAGCCCAAAGATCAG ATCTCATGCCATTGCCTGTGTGAACCAGTTCATCATAAGCAGAGCACAAGCCCTCATGGACAACATTGACACTTTTATAGAG AGTTTGTTTGCACTGGCTGCTGATGAAGACTGTGAGGTGAGGAAGAATGTGTGTCGGGCTCTGGTCATGCTCCTGGAGGTCCGGATCGACCGGCTCATCCCCCACATGCACAGCATCATCCAG tacATGCTACAGCGCACTCAGGACCCAGATGAGAACGTGGCTCTGGAAGCCTGTGAGTTCTGGCTCACTTTGGCGGAGCAGCCCATCTGTAAAGAGGTTCTGTCTGGACACCTGGTGCA GCTCATCCCCATCCTAGTGAATGGTATGAAGTATTCTGAGATTGACATCATCTTGCTAAAG GGTGATGTGGAGGAAGATGAGGCAGTGCCAGACAGCGAGCAGGACATTAAGCCACGTTTCCACAAGTCACGTACGGTCACTCTGCAGCATGAAGGTGGCgaaggagaggagggggaggacattgacgaggaggaggatgacgacgACACACTCTCTGACTGGAATTTAA GGAAGTGTTCTGCAGCTGCACTGGACGTGTTGGCGAATGTGTTTAGGGACGACTTGCTGCCACACCTGCTGCCACTGCTCAAGGGCCTCCTCTTCCACCCTGATTGGGTCATCAAAGAGTCTGGAATCCTGGTGCTGGGGGCTATTGCTGAGG GTTGTATGCAGGGTATGGTCCCGTACCTGCCAGAGCTCATTCCCCACCTCATCCAGTGTTTGTGTGATAAGAAGGCACTGGTGCGCTCCATCGCCTGCTGGACGCTGAGCCGCTACGCACACTGGGTGGTCAGCCAGCCGCCCGATTCCTACCTCAAGCCCCTCATGACTGAGCTGCTCAAACGTATCCTGGATGGCAACAAGAGAGTGCAGGAGGCcgcctgcag TGCATTTGCTACTCTGGAAGAAGAAGCCTGTACAGAGCTGGTGCCATATCTCAGCTTCATTCTGGATACGCTGGTGTTTGCGTTTGGGAAGTACCAGCACAAGAACCTGCTCATTCTCTACGACGCCATCGGCACGCTGGCTGACTCTGTGGGCCATCACCTCAACCAATCG GAGTACATCCAGAAGTTGATGCCCCCCCTTATTCAGAAGTGGAATGAATTGAAAGATGAGGACAAAGACCTATTCCCTCTTCTGGAG TGTTTGTCTTCAGTAGCCACTGCTCTGCAAAGTGGGTTCCTGCCATATTGCGAGCCTGTTTACCAGCGATGTGTTACATTGGTGCAGAAGACCCTCGCCCAGGCCATG ATGTACAACCAGCAGCCAGACCAGTATGAGGCTCCTGATAAGGACTTCATGATTGTGGCCCTGGACCTGCTCAGTGGTTTGGCTGAGGGCCTCGGGGGCCACGTGGAGCAGCTGGTTGCCAGGAGCAACATCATGACACTGCTGTTCCAGTGCATGCAg GACACCATGCCTGAAGTCAGGCAGAGTTCATTTGCTCTGCTGGGGGATCTTACTAAAGCCTGCTTCCCTCACGTCAAGCCCTGCATTG TGGAGTTCATGCCCATCCTGGGTCACAATCTGAACCCTGAATTCATTTCTGTGTGCAACAATGCGACTTGGGCCATCGGGGAAATCTCCATGCAGATGG GGGCAGAGATGCAGCCGTACGTGGGGCTGGTCCTCAACAACCTGGTGGAGATCATCAACCGACCCAACACACCCAAAACCCTGCTGGAGAACACTG CAATCACAATCGGCCGGCTGGGGTATGTGTGCCCGCAGGAAGTGGCTCCTGTCCTGCAGCAGTTTATTAGACCTTG GTGTACATCACTGAGGAACATCCGGGATAATGAGGAGAAGGATTCTGCTTTCCGGGGAATCTGTGTGATGATAGGTGTGAATCCAGGTGGCGTTGTGCAG gatttcattttcttctgtgaTGCTGTTGCGTCCTGGGTCAGTCCGAAGGATGATCTGAGGGACATGTTCTACAAG ATCCTCCATGGCTTTAAGGATCAGGTAGGAGAGGAGAACTGGCAGCAGTTCTCAGAGCAGTTCCCCCCACTTTTGAAGGAGCGGCTCTCTGCCTGCTATGGCGTTTAG
- the fbxw9 gene encoding F-box/WD repeat-containing protein 9, translating into MSQPEATGDGAGWESAASPASHDINQLDQLRLNPEPEPASPVESPSPCSDAIGLLSLPWEIVSCIASHLPAQCIINVLPQVCRALGQVGEDTGAWQMRAQRLIATKASYPVGPRENFDWPTACLEMERLISLWATMGQQNAKEMQTDGERDREAQNGGGPGMDRQNNLFDGVAEDGAMEGVDVEEGVLAPNEQGAGAGDEEQNGERIVEAAEEAPEVVGGSHVVPVPPSLERITLFPGHIADVDTVLLVGREGAVCASGSRDRNVNLWSLRPGSDSRLLQTLTARGTFSTHRGWVWCLAARDELLASGSFDSTVRLWDLGAGGAERGLIKAHAAILCMSCQADVLLTGSYDQKVRLYDIRAAEPLVQSLRLHNDAVLCLAADDHYILSGSKDHSLSVFDLRARKQLQKFKLSSYLLSMSYNGREVWAGDNHGLLRTFSAQAGIFKPLAKFNVGHTSLVTGIHHSLGTLYTCSSDRSIRVHLPSAPPRTLSTLHHTAEVNGLSVDAGVLAVASGGMSVEVWKPLE; encoded by the exons atgTCTCAGCCAGAGGCAACAGGGGATGGGGCAGGTTGGGAGAGCGCAGCCAGCCCTGCCAGTCATGACATCAATCAGCTCGATCAGTTGAG GCTGAATCCGGAACCCGAGCCTGCTAGCCCGGTGGAAAGTCCCTCCCCTTGCAGTGATGCAATTGGTTTGCTGTCATTGCCATGGGAGATTGTGTCCTGCATCGCCTCGCACTTGCCCGCCCAGTGCATCATAAATGTCCTGCCCCAG GTGTGTCGTGCTCTGGGACAAGTTGGCGAGGACACCGGCGCTTGGCAGATGAGGGCTCAAAGGCTAATTGCCACGAAGGCCTCGTACCCTGTGGGACCTCGGGAAAACTTTGACTGGCCCACTGCCTGCCTGGAGATGGAGCGCCTCATCAGCCTCTGGGCCACGATGGGACAACAAAATGCCAAAGAGATGCAAACTGATGGAGAAAGGGACAGGGAAGCACAGAATGGAGGAGGACCTGGGATGGACAGACAGAACAATCTGTTTGACGGAGTAGCAGAAGATGGGGCGATGGAGGGTGTGGACGTTGAAGAGGGAGTACTGGCACCCAATGAACAAGGGGCTGGGGCAGGGGACGAAGAGCAGAATGGTGAGAGAATTGTTGAAGCCGCAGAGGAAGCGCCGGAGGTGGTAGGTGGGTCCCACGTTGTCCCAGTTCCTCCATCCCTGGAGAGGATTACGCTCTTCCCTGGACACATTGCCGACGTGGACACGGTACTGCTGGTCGGAAGGGAGGGTGCAGTTTGTGCCTCTGGTTCCCGGGACCGGAACGTGAACCTGTGGAGCCTGCGGCCAGGCTCCGATAGCCGCCTCCTACAGACGCTTACGGCCCGGGGCACGTTCAGCACCCACCGCGGGTGGGTGTGGTGCCTGGCTGCCCGGGATGAACTGCTGGCATCAGGTTCATTTGACAGCACCGTCCGCCTCTGGGACCTGGGGGCCGGTGGGGCAGAGAGGGGACTTATTAAGGCCCACGCTGCCATACTGTGTATGTCATGCCAAGCAGATGTCCTTCTTACTGGATCATATGACCAGAAGGTCAGACTATATGATATCAGAG CCGCAGAGCCTTTGGTACAAAGCCTACGTCTCCACAACGACGCTGTGCTGTGCTTGGCAGCAGATGACCACTACATCCTGTCTGGCAGCAAGGACCACAGTCTGTCTGTATTTGACCTTAGAGCCAGGAAACAACTGCAAAAATTCAAG CTGAGCTCATACCTGCTGTCCATGTCCTACAACGGGAGGGAGGTGTGGGCGGGGGACAACCACGGTTTGCTCCGCACCTTCTCGGCGCAGGCTGGCATTTTTAAACCGCTGGCCAAGTTTAACGTGGGACACACCTCTCTGGTCACTGGTATCCACCACTCCCTGGGGACACTGTATACCTGTTCCTCTGACCGTTCCATACGG GTTCACCTCCCATCTGCCCCTCCTAGGACGCTGAGCACACTGCACCACACTGCAGAAGTCAACGGG CTCAGCGTGGATGCTGGTGTGCTGGCCGTAGCTTCGGGCGGAATGTCGGTAGAGGTGTGGAAACCGCTAGAGTGA
- the LOC114794903 gene encoding guanine nucleotide-binding protein G(I)/G(S)/G(O) subunit gamma-12-like, protein MEGKMYSCSSVLQARKAVEQLRAEANIERIKISVAAAQLVQYCQENGRSDPLLTGISASSNPFKDKKSCLLL, encoded by the exons ATGGAAGGCAAGATGTACAGCTGCAGCAGTGTTCTGCAGGCAAGGAAAGCAGTGGAGCAACTCCGGGCAGAGGCCAACATCGAGAGGATCAAG aTCTCAGTGGCCGCTGCCCAGCTGGTTCAGTACTGCCAGGAAAACGGCCGATCCGACCCACTGCTTACTGGCATCTCTGCCTCGTCCAACCCATTCAAGGACAAGAAGAGCTGCCTGCTGCTGTAG
- the dhps gene encoding deoxyhypusine synthase, with protein sequence MADQAPPVAREAVLKESSSLPEDMPRIKGYDFNQGVDLRGLLRSYLTTGFQASNFGLAVQEINKMIEKRLEPVDVEKECDAAQVHSGCTIFLGYTSNLISSGVRETIRYLAQHKMVDVIVTTAGGVEEDLIKCLAPTYLGEFSLDGKELRQRGINRIGNLLVPNDNYCKFEDWLMPILDQMVQEQKAEGTHWTPSKMIHRLGKEVNNPESVYYWAYKNDIPVFSPALTDGSLGDMIYFHSYKNPGLVLDIVEDIRRLNSKAVFAKRTGMIILGGGLVKHHIANANLMRNGADYAVFVNTGQEFDGSDSGARPDEAVSWGKIRMDSKPVKVYADASLVFPLLVAETFAHHASRLTAEKSE encoded by the exons ATGGCTGACCAGGCCCCTCCAGTGGCCAGGGAGGCAGTGCTGAAGGAGAGCTCCAGCCTCCCGGAGGACATGCCCCGTATTAAAGGGTATGACTTCAACCAGGGGGTGGATCTCAGGGGGCTGCTGCGGTCCTACCTGACAACAGGGTTCCAGGCCAGCAATTTCGGTCTGGCTGTCCAGGAAATCAATAAGATG ATAGAGAAGCGGTTGGAGCCTGTAGACGTTGAGAAAGAGTGTGATGCAGCACAGGTCCACTCAGGCTGTACCATCTTCTTGGGCTACACTTCGAACCTCATCAGCTCTGGAGTTAGAGAGACCATTCGCTACCTGGCACAACACAAGATG GTTGATGTGATTGTGACCACGGCTGGAGGGGTGGAGGAAGATCTGATTAAGTGTTTGGCGCCTACCTATCTAGGAGAGTTCAGTCTCGATGGGAAAGAACTTAGGCAGAGAGGCATCAACAG GATCGGTAATCTCCTAGTGCCCAATGACAACTACTGTAAGTTTGAGGATTGGCTGATGCCCATACTAGATCAGATGGTACAAGAACAGAAAGCTGAG GGCACTCACTGGACCCCCTCTAAAATGATCCACCGACTGGGCAAAGAGGTCAACAACCCAGAGTCTGTGTACTACTGGGCTTACAAA AACGACATTCCAGTGTTCAGCCCGGCGCTGACAGACGGCTCTCTGGGTGACATGATCTACTTCCACTCCTACAAGAACCCAGGACTCGTGCTGGACATAGTGGAAG ATATCCGCAGGTTGAACAGCAAAGCTGTGTTCGCCAAACGCACTGGAATGATCATTTTGGGAGGCGGGCTGGTGAAGCACCACATTGCCAACGCCAATCTCATG AGGAACGGTGCAGATTACGCTGTGTTCGTGAACACTGGGCAGGAGTTTGACGGCTCCGATTCCGGGGCGAGGCCTGATGAGGCAGTGTCGTGGGGTAAAATCCGGATGGACTCCAAGCCAGTGAAG gtGTATGCCGACGCCTCTTTAGTTTTCCCTCTGCTGGTTGCTGAGACATTTGCACACCATGCCAGCAGACTGACTGCTGAGAAGAGCGAGTAA